A single window of Sulfitobacter sp. JL08 DNA harbors:
- a CDS encoding iron-containing alcohol dehydrogenase, whose product MNLTGNWSYPTAIKFGAGRIGELGEACAAAGIKRPLLVTDRGLASMAITQNALNLMEQAGLGRAMFADVDANPTEVNLAAGLEVYKSGNHDGVIAFGGGSGLDLGKMVAFMSGQTRPLWDYEDIGDWWTRADPAGIAPIVAVPTTAGTGSEVGRASVITNSQTHVKKIIFHPKVLPAVVICDPELTVGMPKTITAGTGMDAFAHCLEAYSSPHYHPMSQGIALEGLRLVNTYLPRAYADGTDLEARAHMMSAAMMGAVAFQKGLGAIHALSHPVGAVFNTHHGTTNAAVMSACLAFNRPAIEDRIAQASAYLGIDGGFDGFAARVVELNEMFSIPKGLAAMGVDASRLDELTDMALQDPSVGGNPVEMTKDNTRALFDAAM is encoded by the coding sequence ATGAACCTGACTGGCAACTGGTCTTATCCGACCGCAATCAAATTCGGCGCGGGCCGTATCGGGGAACTGGGCGAAGCCTGTGCCGCCGCCGGTATCAAACGTCCGCTGCTGGTCACGGATCGCGGGCTGGCAAGCATGGCGATCACGCAAAACGCGCTGAACCTGATGGAACAGGCGGGGCTGGGCCGCGCGATGTTTGCCGATGTCGATGCCAACCCGACCGAGGTCAACCTGGCCGCCGGGCTTGAGGTATACAAATCCGGCAACCACGACGGCGTGATCGCCTTTGGCGGCGGGTCGGGTCTTGATCTGGGCAAGATGGTCGCGTTCATGTCGGGCCAGACACGCCCCTTGTGGGATTATGAAGATATCGGCGATTGGTGGACCCGCGCCGACCCTGCGGGCATCGCACCGATTGTGGCCGTGCCCACCACGGCAGGCACCGGATCGGAAGTGGGCCGCGCGTCGGTCATCACAAATTCGCAGACCCACGTGAAAAAGATCATCTTTCATCCCAAAGTGTTGCCCGCTGTCGTGATCTGCGATCCGGAACTGACGGTCGGAATGCCGAAAACGATCACGGCCGGCACCGGAATGGATGCCTTTGCCCACTGTCTTGAGGCGTATTCGTCGCCGCATTATCACCCGATGTCGCAGGGCATAGCGCTGGAAGGTTTGCGGTTGGTCAACACCTACCTGCCACGTGCCTATGCCGACGGCACCGATCTTGAGGCGCGCGCGCATATGATGTCGGCGGCGATGATGGGGGCGGTGGCCTTTCAAAAGGGGCTGGGCGCGATCCATGCGCTGTCCCATCCCGTTGGCGCGGTTTTCAACACCCATCACGGCACCACGAACGCGGCTGTCATGTCGGCCTGCCTGGCCTTCAATCGGCCCGCGATCGAAGACCGCATTGCACAGGCATCCGCCTATCTGGGCATCGACGGCGGCTTTGACGGGTTCGCGGCGCGTGTTGTGGAACTGAATGAAATGTTCAGCATTCCCAAAGGGCTGGCGGCGATGGGCGTTGATGCGTCCCGTCTGGACGAGTTGACCGATATGGCGCTGCAGGACCCCAGCGTGGGTGGCAATCCGGTTGAAATGACCAAGGATAACACCCGCGCCCTGTTCGACGCGGCGATGTAG
- a CDS encoding putative 2-aminoethylphosphonate ABC transporter substrate-binding protein: MTLHKTLLASIAAGALFATTLAAETEVTVYTAVEAEDLARYAETFNQSYPDIKINWVRDSTGIITAKLLAERDNPQADVIWGLAATSLLLLKSEGMLEPYAPVGVEKLDPKFVDDGNPPAWVGMDAWVAAVCFNTVEGEKLGLTPPTSWQDLTDPQYAGHVIMPNPNSSGTGFLDVSSWLQIFGEEGGWAYMDALHENIARYTHSGSAPCKLAASGEIPIGVSFAFRGAKSKADGAPIEIIVPSEGVGWDMEATAIVAGTANLDAAKAIVDFSVTKEANEMYNTGYAVVAYPGIAKPVEHFPEGLLDAMIDNDFEFAANNRAAILAEWQKRYDGKSDPKN, from the coding sequence ATGACACTGCACAAGACGCTACTGGCCTCGATTGCAGCGGGGGCGTTGTTCGCAACGACGCTGGCTGCGGAAACCGAAGTCACTGTTTACACCGCTGTCGAGGCCGAAGATCTGGCCCGCTACGCCGAAACCTTCAACCAGTCCTACCCTGATATCAAAATCAACTGGGTGCGCGATTCCACCGGTATCATCACGGCGAAACTGCTGGCCGAACGGGACAATCCGCAAGCTGACGTGATCTGGGGGCTGGCCGCCACATCGTTGCTGCTGCTTAAATCCGAAGGCATGCTGGAACCCTATGCACCCGTCGGTGTTGAAAAACTTGATCCGAAATTTGTCGATGATGGCAACCCGCCGGCATGGGTTGGCATGGACGCCTGGGTTGCGGCGGTCTGCTTTAACACCGTCGAAGGCGAAAAGCTGGGGCTGACGCCGCCCACATCCTGGCAGGACCTGACCGATCCGCAATATGCCGGTCATGTCATCATGCCGAACCCGAATTCATCCGGCACCGGATTCCTTGACGTATCCAGCTGGCTGCAAATTTTCGGAGAAGAGGGCGGTTGGGCCTATATGGACGCGCTGCACGAAAACATCGCGCGCTACACCCATTCGGGGTCAGCACCTTGCAAACTGGCCGCATCCGGTGAAATCCCCATTGGCGTGTCCTTTGCCTTCCGGGGGGCCAAATCCAAGGCTGACGGCGCGCCGATCGAAATCATCGTGCCATCTGAAGGTGTCGGCTGGGATATGGAAGCCACGGCCATCGTGGCCGGTACGGCCAATCTGGACGCCGCCAAAGCCATCGTTGATTTTTCGGTGACCAAGGAAGCCAACGAAATGTACAACACCGGCTACGCCGTTGTCGCCTATCCCGGTATCGCCAAACCGGTTGAACATTTCCCCGAAGGCTTGCTGGACGCGATGATCGACAATGATTTCGAATTCGCCGCCAACAACCGCGCCGCCATTCTGGCCGAGTGGCAAAAGCGCTATGACGGAAAATCCGATCCCAAGAACTAG
- a CDS encoding putative 2-aminoethylphosphonate ABC transporter ATP-binding protein, whose translation MPQANAARTPYLNIENLWKAFGDFLALKDISLEIEDGEFVCFLGPSGCGKTTLLRAIAGLDLQTKGRVVQGGKDVSNLPPSERDFGIVFQSYALFPNLTIEKNIAFGLENTGRNKAEIASRVTELLDLVGLEEQRKKYPAQLSGGQQQRIALARAIATSPGLLLLDEPLSALDAKVRVHLRHEIKDLQRKLGVTTVMVTHDQEEALSMADRIVVMKDGVIEQIGSPTEIYRHPATLFVAGFIGEMNQISAQAGAADTVTFGGADMKCRPHGFDAGAEIIAAIRPEDIIPHGSDAKALGSDDIIETPENAFEVLVADMEFLGSFWRCRLEHERFAHAEVYADFSINAVRRLDLAAGKRMMIELPKNRLMAFGSGRV comes from the coding sequence GTGCCGCAGGCCAACGCTGCCCGAACCCCTTATCTGAATATTGAAAACCTGTGGAAAGCCTTTGGCGATTTTCTTGCGCTCAAGGACATATCGCTTGAAATTGAAGACGGGGAATTCGTTTGTTTTCTGGGCCCGTCAGGCTGCGGCAAAACCACCTTACTGCGCGCGATTGCAGGGCTTGATCTGCAAACGAAAGGGCGGGTGGTGCAGGGGGGCAAGGACGTATCGAACCTGCCCCCGTCCGAGCGTGATTTCGGAATTGTTTTCCAGTCCTACGCTCTGTTCCCCAACCTGACGATTGAAAAGAACATTGCCTTCGGGCTTGAAAATACCGGCCGGAACAAGGCCGAAATCGCCAGCCGCGTGACCGAACTGCTGGATCTGGTGGGGCTGGAAGAGCAGCGCAAGAAATATCCGGCGCAACTGTCGGGCGGGCAGCAACAGCGCATCGCACTGGCCCGCGCCATTGCCACCAGTCCGGGCCTGCTGCTGCTGGATGAACCCCTGTCGGCGCTGGACGCCAAGGTGCGGGTGCATTTGCGCCATGAAATCAAAGATTTGCAGCGCAAACTTGGTGTCACAACCGTCATGGTGACACATGATCAGGAAGAGGCGCTTTCGATGGCGGACCGGATCGTGGTGATGAAAGACGGGGTGATCGAACAGATCGGATCCCCGACCGAGATTTACCGCCATCCCGCCACTCTGTTCGTGGCCGGATTTATCGGCGAAATGAACCAGATTTCGGCGCAGGCCGGCGCAGCCGATACAGTGACATTCGGCGGTGCGGACATGAAATGCCGCCCACACGGCTTTGACGCCGGCGCAGAAATCATCGCAGCCATCCGCCCCGAAGATATCATTCCCCACGGTTCGGATGCGAAGGCGCTGGGATCTGACGACATTATTGAAACACCGGAAAACGCGTTTGAGGTTCTGGTTGCGGATATGGAATTCCTCGGCTCGTTCTGGCGTTGCCGGCTGGAACACGAAAGGTTCGCGCACGCCGAGGTTTACGCTGATTTTTCAATCAACGCCGTGCGTCGTCTGGATCTTGCCGCGGGCAAACGCATGATGATCGAACTGCCCAAAAACCGCCTGATGGCGTTTGGCAGCGGACGGGTCTGA
- a CDS encoding putative 2-aminoethylphosphonate ABC transporter permease subunit: protein MSDVQTARLPAGPHVKGKLSRDDIIMRGGLIVIALYLIVTLAFPLYAMMSKSLSTYTFDLSTFEFQVSDEEGKFSVEPVTAAELNAQLGVLAPDDLIAGSDSRLGVTQFFPDFSFRSPVKYRVRTTAEDGRFLIGSDLVDSTDWVELDSNTFRRVQLRPARARGLGNFINYFSTPSLSNSIKNSVVIATISTIITVTLAFWFAFALNRTCMRFKGFFRLVAMAPILVPSLLPGIALVYLFGNQGMLKELLFGASIYGPIGIVIGSVFFTFPHAFLIISTALAISDARLYEAAVSLRATPWRTFWTVTIPGARYGLVSAAFVVFNLVITDFGLPKVIGGQFNVLAVDIYKQVIGQQNFEMGAVVSVVLVIPAIVAFSVDRLVQSKQVALLSARSVPYQPSPNRRADRLFLVYAFAIALFILGMLGVCQFAALIKFWPYDLSLSLNNYQFNRMDGGGWAAYFNSIKLGLLTAVIGTAVIFFGAYLVEKSNGFRTGRAVFQMFAMLPMAIPGMVLGLAYIFFFNNPANPLNAIYGTMAILVVCTITHFYTVSHLTAVTALQQMDREFESVSASLKQPTLKLFSRVTVPVCMPAVLDISIYLFVNAMTTVSAVVFLYSPKTSLASIAVLNMDDAGDIAPAAAMGMMIFYTNAAARILHMIASKGILRRTQAWRTR from the coding sequence ATGAGCGATGTGCAAACCGCCCGGCTGCCAGCAGGCCCCCATGTGAAAGGCAAGTTGAGCCGCGACGATATCATCATGCGCGGTGGGCTGATCGTAATTGCGCTGTACCTGATCGTCACATTGGCCTTTCCGCTTTATGCGATGATGTCGAAATCGCTTTCGACCTACACGTTCGATCTGAGTACGTTCGAATTTCAGGTCAGCGACGAAGAAGGCAAATTTTCCGTCGAACCGGTCACAGCGGCAGAACTGAACGCGCAACTGGGCGTGCTGGCCCCCGATGATCTGATCGCCGGATCGGACAGCCGGTTGGGGGTCACGCAGTTTTTCCCCGACTTCAGTTTTCGCAGCCCGGTAAAATACCGTGTACGCACCACCGCCGAAGACGGGCGGTTTCTGATCGGGTCCGATCTGGTGGACAGCACCGACTGGGTCGAACTGGACAGCAACACGTTCCGCCGCGTGCAATTGCGTCCGGCGCGGGCGCGGGGTCTGGGCAATTTCATCAACTATTTCTCGACACCCAGTCTGTCCAATTCGATCAAGAATTCGGTTGTGATCGCCACGATCAGCACCATCATCACGGTGACGCTGGCGTTCTGGTTTGCCTTTGCGCTGAACCGGACCTGTATGCGGTTCAAGGGGTTTTTCCGTCTTGTTGCAATGGCCCCCATTCTGGTGCCATCCCTGCTGCCCGGCATTGCGCTGGTCTATCTGTTCGGCAATCAGGGCATGCTGAAGGAACTGTTGTTCGGGGCCAGTATTTACGGCCCGATCGGCATCGTTATCGGATCGGTGTTTTTCACCTTTCCCCACGCGTTCCTGATCATATCGACCGCACTGGCCATATCCGATGCGCGCCTTTACGAAGCGGCCGTTTCGCTGCGGGCCACCCCGTGGCGCACGTTCTGGACGGTTACCATTCCGGGCGCGCGCTATGGTCTGGTTTCGGCGGCGTTTGTGGTGTTCAATCTGGTGATCACCGATTTTGGCTTGCCCAAGGTGATCGGCGGACAGTTCAACGTTCTGGCGGTGGACATCTACAAACAGGTCATCGGGCAGCAGAATTTCGAAATGGGCGCGGTGGTATCGGTGGTGCTGGTGATCCCAGCGATTGTCGCCTTCAGCGTCGATCGGCTGGTGCAAAGCAAACAGGTGGCGCTGTTGTCGGCGCGCTCTGTCCCGTACCAGCCCAGCCCGAACCGGCGCGCGGACCGCCTGTTCTTGGTCTATGCTTTTGCCATTGCCCTGTTCATCCTGGGTATGCTGGGCGTTTGCCAGTTTGCCGCCCTGATCAAATTCTGGCCCTATGACCTAAGCCTGAGCCTGAACAACTATCAGTTCAACCGCATGGATGGCGGCGGCTGGGCCGCCTATTTCAATTCGATCAAACTGGGTCTGCTGACGGCGGTTATCGGCACGGCGGTGATCTTTTTTGGCGCGTATCTGGTTGAAAAGTCGAACGGATTTCGCACCGGACGGGCGGTGTTCCAGATGTTCGCGATGCTGCCCATGGCCATTCCGGGCATGGTGCTGGGTCTGGCCTATATCTTTTTCTTCAACAATCCAGCGAACCCGCTGAACGCGATTTACGGCACGATGGCCATTCTGGTCGTCTGCACGATCACGCATTTTTACACGGTGTCGCACCTTACGGCCGTCACGGCCCTGCAACAGATGGACCGGGAGTTTGAATCAGTCTCGGCCTCGTTGAAGCAGCCCACGCTGAAGCTGTTTTCGCGGGTGACGGTGCCGGTCTGCATGCCCGCGGTGCTGGATATTTCGATCTACCTGTTCGTGAACGCGATGACGACGGTTTCGGCTGTGGTGTTTCTTTATTCCCCCAAGACATCGCTGGCATCGATTGCGGTACTGAACATGGACGACGCGGGCGATATCGCACCGGCAGCGGCGATGGGTATGATGATCTTTTACACAAATGCCGCCGCCCGCATTCTGCATATGATCGCGTCCAAGGGCATATTGCGGCGCACGCAGGCGTGGCGTACCCGTTAG
- a CDS encoding LysR substrate-binding domain-containing protein → MRQSQLKAFHNVALHGGFSRAAEAMRLSQPAVSEQVRKLEQDYDVLLFLRDRKRVSLTREGRALFVLTKQYFDVEQQIEEYMSETRTAVEGTLRIVADSAHHITDILSRFRARYPRVFVSVRTGNTEEVVEALRSYNAEIGVVGSLSPGPDLMVHDLGATPIVAFAAKSTAPKGKTSLSLEELAALPLIFREAGSKTRQKIEAEAEKQGVRLTPAIEAEGREAMREVVASGAGVGFVSLAEFGNDDRLVQIPIKGINVTMSESLVYMMQRREVKVIRAFMDFAGARA, encoded by the coding sequence ATGCGCCAAAGCCAGTTGAAAGCGTTTCACAATGTCGCCCTGCATGGCGGTTTTTCGCGCGCCGCCGAGGCCATGCGCCTGAGCCAGCCCGCCGTGTCCGAACAGGTGCGCAAACTGGAACAGGATTATGATGTTCTGCTGTTCCTGCGCGATCGCAAGCGGGTATCGCTGACCCGCGAGGGGCGCGCGCTGTTTGTTCTGACCAAGCAATATTTCGATGTCGAACAGCAAATCGAAGAATACATGTCAGAAACCCGCACAGCGGTTGAAGGCACATTGCGCATCGTCGCCGACTCCGCGCATCACATCACCGATATCCTAAGCCGGTTCCGCGCTCGCTATCCGCGCGTTTTTGTCAGTGTGCGCACCGGCAATACCGAAGAGGTGGTCGAGGCGTTGCGATCCTATAACGCCGAAATCGGCGTCGTGGGCAGCCTTTCGCCCGGTCCCGACCTGATGGTGCACGATCTGGGGGCCACCCCGATCGTGGCTTTTGCCGCCAAAAGCACCGCGCCCAAAGGCAAAACCAGCCTGAGCCTTGAAGAACTGGCGGCGCTGCCCCTGATCTTCCGCGAAGCCGGATCGAAAACCCGCCAGAAGATCGAGGCCGAGGCCGAAAAGCAGGGCGTGCGCCTGACCCCGGCAATCGAGGCCGAAGGCCGCGAGGCGATGCGCGAGGTTGTCGCATCCGGCGCGGGGGTCGGATTTGTATCGCTGGCCGAATTCGGCAATGACGACCGTCTGGTACAAATCCCGATCAAGGGGATCAATGTGACCATGTCGGAATCACTGGTCTATATGATGCAACGCCGCGAGGTGAAGGTGATCCGCGCCTTTATGGATTTCGCGGGCGCGCGGGCCTGA
- a CDS encoding 2-aminoethylphosphonate--pyruvate transaminase: protein MTSTAPKIEAPRLGEPYLLTPGPLTTSYAVKEAMLRDWGSWDGDFRAMTQTMRDALLAMLGQGGEAFDCVPMQGSGSFSVEAMLGSFIPRDGKVLVLANGAYGLRTAQTLHYLGRDHIVLDKGDYLPPRGDEVARILADDPAITHVVAIHCETSSGILNPVEEISEVTYAAGRKLLIDSMSAFGAIPLEPSKIRYEALVSSANKCIEGVPGFGFIIARKTELEAAKGNSHSLSLDVHAQWAHMNKTGQWRFTPPTHVVAAFIEALHAHKAEGGVAGRGARYTRNRDVLVAGMRDLGFETLLANRWLSPIIVTFFCPADEKFKFDTFYELMKDKGFIIYPGKLTAVDSFRIGCIGQMDEHVMHRVVDAAKTCLVKMGVTDAAPPAAALKERAKLAA from the coding sequence ATGACCAGTACCGCCCCGAAAATCGAAGCGCCGCGACTGGGAGAGCCCTATCTTCTGACGCCCGGCCCGCTGACCACATCTTACGCGGTGAAAGAGGCGATGCTGCGCGACTGGGGCAGTTGGGATGGCGATTTCCGCGCCATGACACAAACCATGCGCGATGCGTTGCTGGCGATGCTGGGGCAGGGCGGCGAGGCATTCGATTGCGTGCCGATGCAGGGCAGCGGCAGTTTTTCTGTCGAGGCTATGCTGGGTTCGTTCATTCCGCGCGACGGCAAGGTGCTGGTTCTGGCCAATGGCGCTTACGGGCTGCGCACCGCACAAACCCTGCACTATCTGGGGCGTGACCACATTGTTCTGGACAAGGGCGATTACCTGCCGCCACGCGGGGACGAGGTGGCGCGCATTCTGGCCGATGATCCGGCAATCACCCATGTCGTTGCGATCCATTGCGAAACCAGTTCCGGCATCCTGAACCCGGTCGAGGAAATTTCCGAAGTCACCTATGCCGCAGGACGCAAATTGCTGATCGACAGCATGTCGGCCTTTGGCGCGATCCCGCTGGAGCCGTCCAAAATCCGCTATGAGGCGCTGGTCTCTTCGGCGAACAAATGTATCGAAGGCGTGCCGGGCTTTGGCTTTATCATCGCGCGCAAGACGGAACTGGAGGCCGCCAAGGGCAACAGCCATTCGCTGAGCCTCGATGTGCATGCGCAATGGGCGCACATGAACAAGACGGGCCAGTGGCGCTTTACCCCGCCGACCCATGTCGTGGCCGCATTTATCGAGGCGCTGCACGCGCACAAGGCCGAGGGCGGCGTAGCGGGGCGGGGCGCGCGCTATACAAGAAACCGTGATGTGCTGGTGGCTGGTATGCGCGATCTTGGGTTTGAAACCCTGCTGGCCAATCGCTGGTTGTCACCTATCATTGTCACATTCTTTTGCCCTGCCGACGAAAAATTCAAATTCGACACGTTCTACGAACTGATGAAAGACAAGGGCTTCATCATCTATCCGGGCAAGCTGACGGCGGTGGACAGTTTCCGCATCGGCTGTATCGGGCAGATGGACGAACACGTGATGCACCGCGTTGTGGATGCAGCCAAAACCTGTCTGGTCAAGATGGGTGTCACAGATGCCGCGCCGCCCGCAGCGGCGCTGAAAGAACGAGCCAAACTGGCCGCCTGA